The following proteins are encoded in a genomic region of Flammeovirga pectinis:
- a CDS encoding transporter family protein, protein MKINKEFIIMFLLFFCAVLTSIAQETEYIDPSKPTNIYTRLNNNFEMTDLKDGTQLTGYRFNVSYALKDFQTTIEIPMLYNHKTQKAGLGDLRIRSFYVPYVDYDKTFGGLGLSLDIFAPMGDPRDGISSGLWSISPGIITGIMVSKKFSIWPIISYRYQFGERWQEGQQQSVTQHGATFQIMNTINISDKVYFIITPMYIQNNFANMGQFDYGGEIEFNYMLIENKLQVGCFSRQLVNSQLESYRLMVRIFL, encoded by the coding sequence ATGAAAATAAATAAAGAATTTATCATTATGTTCTTACTTTTTTTTTGTGCTGTGTTAACCTCTATAGCACAAGAAACAGAGTATATAGATCCCTCTAAACCTACCAATATATATACCCGCTTAAATAATAATTTTGAAATGACGGACCTTAAAGACGGTACGCAGTTAACAGGGTATAGATTTAATGTCAGTTATGCTTTAAAAGATTTTCAGACAACAATAGAAATACCTATGCTGTATAATCATAAAACGCAAAAGGCAGGGTTAGGAGATTTAAGAATTCGGTCTTTCTACGTTCCTTATGTAGATTATGATAAAACATTTGGAGGGCTAGGGCTATCATTAGATATTTTTGCACCAATGGGCGATCCAAGAGATGGAATTAGCTCTGGCCTATGGAGTATTTCTCCTGGTATTATTACAGGAATTATGGTCAGTAAAAAGTTTTCAATTTGGCCTATTATATCTTATCGTTATCAGTTTGGAGAAAGATGGCAAGAAGGACAACAACAAAGTGTTACACAGCATGGAGCAACATTTCAGATAATGAATACTATCAATATTTCTGATAAGGTTTACTTTATAATTACTCCAATGTATATACAGAATAATTTTGCTAACATGGGGCAGTTTGATTACGGAGGTGAGATAGAATTTAATTATATGCTCATTGAAAATAAGTTGCAAGTGGGGTGTTTTTCTAGGCAACTTGTTAACTCTCAGTTAGAATCTTATAGATTAATGGTGAGGATATTCTTATAA